The Primulina eburnea isolate SZY01 chromosome 18, ASM2296580v1, whole genome shotgun sequence genome segment TTTTTGGCAGGAATTGATGGTGAAAAATCAACCCTCATGCCCCAGGTAAAGTTAGAGAAAAAATTTGGACAATCACCGGTTTTCATAGCTTCAACACTTCTAGAAGAAGGTGGCATCCCCTCGGAGGCAACATCTGCATCACTCTTGAAAGAATCTATTCACGTCATTAGTTGTGGCTATGAAGATAAAACAGAATGGGGAAGAGAGGTATGCATCCAGATCTTGGTTAAAGTTCTTTTGTTACTCCAAAGGGCCCATATATACGAGATTTTACATAATGAGTTCCTGCTAACTGTACAATCAGGTCGGATGGATTTATGGTTCTGTTACTGAAGATATCTTAACTGGTTTTAAGATGCACTGTCATGGTTGGAGATCTGTGTACTGCATACCCAAAAGACCTGCATTCAAAGGGTCGGCTCCAATCAATCTTTCTGATCGATTGCACCAAGTTCTTCGATGGGCTTTGGGATCGGTTGAAATTTTGTTGAGCAGACACTGTCCTATTTGGTATGGATACGGGTGTGGTCTAAAACCTCTCGAGAGATTTTCATACATAAACTCAGTCGTCTATCCATTGACATCCATTCCATTGATTGCTTATTGTACCTTACCAGCAGTTTGCCTCCTTACTGGAAAATTCATTGTCCCTGAGGTAAGACCCTATCAAGAGTTAAGCTCTGTTTTCAGACTGTTTGCTGTTATGCCACCTTTTGGTTGTTTTCGCGTTGAAACCTCAAGACTGTTCCTAATGCAGTAACCTGTGATTAGGGGGGCAACCTCAAGATTTTGGTTGAAATGATACTCAGAATATTTTCCAGGACAAAAAGaaccttttttaaaaaaaaaaaaaatcatgtgatttttttcatgattttttttattggaCATATGTttttcagtttttccatctttTCCCGTGATAGGACTAGAGCTATGCATGAACTTTATATCTTTTTTTTATACACGAATTCCGTGCACAATTCATTTTTCTTATTTAGACAACAGAGGATTGAGTATCTACGATCATACCAAAAAATTTAGCCGGTATTATCGGTATTATGTTTCGTCATGTGTTCAAAGAAAATGAATTGTAAGTTAGGGCAAATGTTGAGGTGCCACAATTACTCTCATTGTCTGCTGTTATTATTTTGTACAACTATCAAAGCGTGGTGTTTGTGTTGTAAGTAGTTTTGTCGCCATGAACTATACGACAGCGGGCAGTCATTACTACAGTTGGAGAGTCCCATTTCTTTCTTGCTATACATGGCATTTTAGCTTAACATACATATTTCTTTTTTTCATCAACAGATCAGCAACTATGCCAGCATAATTTTCATGGCGCTCTTTTTATCAATTGCTGTAACCAGTGTCCTAGAAATGCAATGGGGGCGCGTAGCAATCGATGACCTGTGGAGGAACGAGCAGTTCTGGGTAATCGGAGGCGTCTCATCCCATTTCTTCGCTCTAATCCAAGGGCTTCTCAAGGTCTTGGCCGGTGTAAACACTAACTTCACCGTCACATCCAAAGCAGCCGATGATGGAGATTTTTCCGAGCTTTACCTCTTCAAATGGACATCTTTGTTGATCCCTCCTCTGACACTAATGATCATCAACATCATCGGGGTCATAGTTGGGATTTCAGATGCCATTAGCAATGGTTACGAGTCATGGGGCCCACTATTCGGAAGACTTTTCTTCGCCATATGGGTCATTCTCCATTTGTACCCTTTCCTCAAAGGTTTTATGGGAAAACAAGACAGGGTTCCCACCATTATCGTGGTATGGTCTATTCTTCTTGCTTCTATATTCTCGTTATTGTGGGTACGAATCAACCCGTTCGTGTCGAGAGATGGGATCGTTTTAGAAGTGTGCGGGTTGAACTGTGACTAAATAAGTGGAAACATTTGGTTGTTTCGAGAGATTATACGTCGAAAAGTTACTTGGGAAACTCTCACAACGGATAGGTTTGGTGTAAATTCGTCCAGGTATAGTTGAAAAGGAAAAGGTTTGAAGAAGTAGATGGAGGATGATTTGTTGTGTAGATAACAAAAAAAGGGTCCAAAGCAcacaatttatatttttttttattgattctTTGGATAAGTTATGCTGTGATAAccctaaagaaaataaaattagttttttttttcatataaatTTTGTACCTCAATGATCTTTGTGCAATGatttattatttgaaaatttgtgttatttaattctGGTTTTTAATcagtaataatattaatatttgtcGTAATAAAACATAggtattcatttttcttttgaatcttaaaatatattttcgtaGTTAGAGAAACACGAccataaaataaaattcatcttgTAAGTTCATATTTACATGTtcgtataatattttatataatattttatgttaattagtatatatttcaaattcatacaacaaaattatcatttaaatttattatattttgaattattaatACATAAACAAATatgatgaaaatttaaaatttgatttattatttcatcgctaattataaaattatactcaaaattcatggatttcaaattcatatatTCAAATGTACCATGAGTTGAAATGATCAAAAGCTTATGTTTCTTTTCGAAGTTCAATTTTTAAGTCGGTTATCGATATTGAAAAGCTTCATCCATTTATCAGTAAACCATTGGATTCCATTCCAGTGGttttctagtagtaaaatcagAACATCAATAAGATCCATCAATTTCATAGGAGGATCGTTGAAAAATACCTCATGAAAACTTAAAATGTGTGCTCAGTCCCCAATTAATAAAATCATATGATGCACTCCCTAAATCAATTATTGATTAAATTtctctttaatttttttccagCTAATATTTAAGTAATATACGTAAACCGGACTTCTATTATTAAGATATTTTTTGAACCGGACTTCTCCATTATTTCTCTTCTATTCTCTCCACTGTTCGTGTGATAAAATCCTTCCCCCAACCCACGAAATCGACGCTCGTCTGAGAAAACCTAGCCGCTTTCTTCACCGATCGGAGAAACCCATCGGCCGAAAGGGTCTTCTGACTACGACGGAGAACCATTAGTAAGGCGCACGAGATAGCAAGCAGAATCAAGTGAGAAAGACCGTGAGTTTCTCCAATTTttcattttcgaaattttttatgtttttgtggATCTTACAACGTTTGTTGTCGATTTTTTGTAGTTTATTCATTGCAGAACTTATTTTCATTGATCTTCGGAAACTGTGAATTtttccattttttaaaaaattattttcgtgTTCTGTCAATTTGTAAGAATGAgaagaattttttttgtttggaCTGCTGTGAAGGAATTTTCCCTCGTTGCCTCAGCGTTATCGCTGACTCTTGCATATATGTCTCTAAATTAGTGAAAAtccattcatattttaaaaaaataaatgttattTGCATAATCTAATGCCATAAATTAATCTATGGTTTGATTTTTGTTGGGGGAGTTTTCTCCCTTTCTTTATTAATAGATTATTTTTCTAGTTTAGTGGCTGATTTGTTTGGTGTGAATTTCATATACGAAGGTACGTGTATCATGATGTTATAAGGCTGGGGATGTTGATAAATTAATGGATTGTGATCAGGAGCAAGTAAGAATTGATATTTTCCGTAGTTTATTTCCCCATTTTACAATCTAATTTTTTGGATATAAATACAATGTTCTAAAAAGTGTAGTAAAAAACTTTTACATTAGGTATATCTTGTGGACCTCAGAAGAAGTGGATGTATAAATGAATGCTTCAAGAAATAGGAtgattttttgtattattttggATGACCTAGTTGCTTCCCTCTTGTAACAATAACCAAAAGGGATGCAAAAAATCTATGGTCATGTACATAATTAGTGATTGGTATTTGTTGTAATTTGACTGTTTGAAAAAATATATGGTCCTGTATACAATTATGATTTCAATTCCAAAATtaactttgattgtattttcaAACTAAGTTATTTCGGTCGGTTGTACAACCATTATTTTTGTCGATCATGTACATCATCTCCTTGTTTTTTAATCTTTTTTGATAGGAAGGAAGTGTTTTTGTTTGCcttgttttttattttactaaATTTTATGGTACAAAATATGTGGACTAATTTTATAAGTTTATGTTGTTTTTAATtctgtatattgatattgttactttttttcttttatgtAGAAATGATTAAAAGAAATTGATGAAAATGATGTTCATATGCAGAACAGAAAAGATGGAATGTCACGATGTTCTTCTACTTATTTTAGAAAAGTAATAAACAAACTTGAACCAAAACTGAATGAGAGGCAACGAGCAAGAATCATTGGTACTCCTTTTGGTAATTGGTTGAAGATGCCTAAACTGTCTATCTACAGTACCCGAGTTGATGTCATATTAAGGAGTTTCAACATTGACTCCCTCTCTTTTATCTTTGGAAAGGGCATCGTCATCCCTTTCACATCATTCGAATTTTCTATCGTCATTGGTCTACCTCATGGAGGCCAACCTGTAAACCAAGAGCTCGAAACAAAGTCGGATTTTTGTCACCCTATTTCGCAGGGAAGCTTATCAAAGCCACGAGGAAGTCGATTTCTGAAAATCTGTTGTTAATATCCGAATCAGATTATGACTAacatttggatgattttgttagaatGTTTATTTTGTTTGCGTTTAATTGCATATTATTTCCGCTGAGTACCTATTTGACTCCCCGGTTTGTATTTTCTTACATTGATGATTTGACCAATTTCTTTGGATATTCATGGGGAGACGTTGCACATAGATTTTAATGCGATAAAATTTCTGGACATATTGTGAAATCGGAAGGAGCATCTAGAAGAAAAACATACTTGGATGATTGTGTTGTCGAAATGATGGTGAGTTTGTATTATTTTTTGTAACTACTTGTATATAAAATTTTTGtatcataatttttattttatcattatttaTGTAGGTTTGGGTGTACGAAAAAGTTCCTTCCTTAAGAGTAGTATCCGGATCCCCGCGTACATATCCCCGTTTGTTCAAGTAGTGTGAAAGAAAGATTCCGTTAAAAGTTGAAGAAGCGGAGTTTTTGCTCAAAAGAATCACTTGTACGAAGGTATTTTGTTTTCAGATAATTTTTGAGTATTTCAAAGgtgataatttttaatatttgaaaggTGTTTGACATCATTCCATTTGTTGAGGAATTGTAACTATTTGATCAGAGGGAGGAAAATGTAAAAGTATACAAATATATTCACCAAATGTATTTTTGGATGTATTAAGAATCAGTGTTGATTTATTTAGGTGTTGAATTTTCAGGTGTCGTCTAAAATGAAGGATGCAGAAACAACGTACAAAATTAAGAGATTGGAAAAACTTGTTGAAGACCAATTCAACGAGATTCAAATGCTTAAACAAATGTGTTGTCAATCTCATGGAATTGTGACAAAGAATGTTGTTGGTGGTCGGGTAGATTGTGAGGTGAATGTTGGAAAAAAAGACGACAATAATGTTTCGTTTGAAGATTTTGACATCGATTTAGGTGGATACAATGGATTCCATGATGTTGATGTCGTTCAAAATGTGATTAAAGGCAATGGTGTTGGTTTAACTGAGGTGGATGTGGCAGCAAATAAGGTTCACACAGAGAAGTCTTCGAGAGAGATAATAGATGAAAGTAATGATGTTAATTGTGTATCTAGCTCACAAAAAGACACAGTTTGTAATGTAATATCTTCAATTGTGAAGAATGTACTTACAAGAAATAATCGTGTGAAAAAGAGAAAGTCAGACATGTTTGTTACACCTCCAAGTTCCACCCCAAGACGTAAAACAAAGGCATTGTAGAATGCAAAGAGTATATTGTACTTAGTGATGAGGTAATAATGATTTTTGTTATGATTTGTTTAGAattatttcatttattttaaCTCGTCTTTATCAACTAAAATAAATGAAATCATTCTAAACAAAtcataacaaaaataataacaattaaTGTACATGATACCTCATCACTAAGTACAATATACTCTTTGCATTCTACAATGGCTTTTGTTTTGCGTCTTGGGGTGGAACTTGGAGGAGTGACAAACATGTCTGACTTTCTCTTTTTCACACGATTAGTTCTTGTAAGTACATTCTTCACAATTGAAGAATAACATTACTAACTGTGTTCTTTTGTGAGCCAGATACACAATTAACATCATTAGTTTCATCTATTATCTCTCTCGAAGACTCCTCTGTGTGAACCTTATTTACTTCCACATCCACCTCAGTTAAACCAACATCATCGCCTTTAATCACATTTTGAACGACATCAACATCATGGAATCCATTGTATCCACCTAAATCGATGTCAAAATCTTCAAACGAAACATTCTTATTGTCTTTTTTTCCAACATTCACCTCACAATCTACCCGACCACCAACAACAACATTCTTTGTCACCATTCCATCATATTGACAACACATTTGTTTAAGCATTTGAATCTTGTTGAATTGGTGTTCAACAAGTTTTTCCAATATCTTAATTTTGTATGTTGTTTCTGCATCCTTCATTTTAGACGACACCTAAAAATTCAACACCTAAATAAATCAACACTGATTCTTAATACATCCTAAAATACATTtggtatatatatttgtataccTTTACATTTTCCTCCCTCTGATCAAATAGTTTCAATTCCTCACCAAATGGAATGATGTCAAAAACCTTTcagatattaaaaaaaattatcatctttcaaatactcaaaAATTATCTGATAACAAAATACCTTCGTACAAATGATTCTTTTGAGCAAAGCCTCCGCTTCTTCAACTTTTAACGGAATCTTTCTTTCACACCACTTGAACAAACGAGGATATGTACGTGGGGATCCGGATACTACTCCTATGGAAGGAATTTTTTCGTACCCTACAtaaataatgataaaataaaaattatgatacaaaatttttaaataaaagtagtTACAAAAAATAATACAAACTCACCGTCATCCCGACAACACAACCATCCAAGTATGCTTCTCTTCCAGATGCTCCTTCCGATTTCACAATATGTCCAGAAATTTTATCGCATAGAAATCTATGCGCAGCATCTCCCCATGAATATCCAAAGAAATTGGTCAAATCATCAATGTAAGAAAATACAAACCGAGGAGTCAAATAGGTACTCAGCGGAAATAATATGCAATTAAACGCAAACAAAATAAACattctaacaaaatcatccaaatgtGAGTTATCATCTTATTCGGCTATTAACAACAGATTTTCAGAAATCGACTTCCTCGTGGCTTTGATAAGCTTCCTAGCAAAATAGCGTGACAAAAAATCCGACTTTGTTCCGAGCTCTTGGTTTACAGGTTGGTCTCCATAGGGGTAGACCAATGACGATAGAAAATTAGAATGATGTGAAAGGGATGACAATGCCCTTTCCAAAGATAAAACAGAAGGAGTCAATGTTGAAATTCCTTAATACGACATCAACTCGGGTACTGTAGATAGACAGCTTAGGCATCCTCAACCATTTACCAAAAGGAGTACCAATGATCCTTGCTCGTTGCATCTCATTCAGTTTTGTTCAAGtttgtttattatttttttaaaacaagtaGAAGAACATCGTGACATTGCATCTTTTCTGCTCTGCATATGAACATCATtttcatcaatttttttttaataatttctacataaaagaaaaaaagtgacaatatcaatataccgaaTTAAAAACAACATAAACTTCT includes the following:
- the LOC140820184 gene encoding uncharacterized protein, which produces MQRARIIGTPFGYEKIPSIGVVSGSPRTYPRLFKWCERKIPLKVEEAEALLKRIICTKVFDIIPFGEELKLFDQREENVKVSSKMKDAETTYKIKILEKLVEHQFNKIQMLKQMCCQYDGMVTKNVVVGGRVDCEVNVGKKDNKNVSFEDFDIDLGGYNGFHDVDVVQNVIKGDDVGLTEVDVEVNKVHTEESSREIIDETNDVNCVSGSQKNTVSNVILQL